One Rossellomorea aquimaris DNA window includes the following coding sequences:
- the ybeY gene encoding rRNA maturation RNase YbeY has protein sequence MTLLIDFIDETEKLSEEETSLVQNILNFAAKQEEVEDDSEVSVTFVTNERIQEINREFRHKNQPTDVISFALEELGEDEVEIVGGQIPRVLGDIIISIDRAKEQAEEYNHSFSRELGFLALHGFLHLLGYDHMEEMDEKKMFQRQKDILDEYGLKRD, from the coding sequence ATGACATTATTGATCGACTTTATTGATGAAACTGAAAAATTATCCGAAGAGGAAACAAGTTTGGTGCAAAACATCTTAAACTTTGCAGCAAAACAAGAAGAGGTCGAAGATGACAGTGAAGTGTCGGTTACGTTTGTGACGAACGAAAGAATTCAGGAAATTAATCGTGAATTCCGCCATAAGAACCAGCCGACGGATGTCATCTCCTTTGCTCTTGAAGAACTGGGGGAGGACGAAGTCGAAATAGTAGGTGGTCAAATTCCCCGGGTTCTCGGTGATATCATCATTTCCATCGATCGAGCCAAAGAACAGGCTGAAGAATACAATCATTCATTTTCCCGTGAACTGGGGTTTCTTGCTCTTCACGGATTCCTGCATTTATTAGGCTATGATCATATGGAAGAAATGGATGAAAAGAAAATGTTTCAGAGACAAAAGGATATTTTAGATGAGTATGGACTCAAAAGGGACTAA
- the dnaG gene encoding DNA primase: MSERIPEDKLNKILSSTDIVDVVSDYVQLKKQGRNYFGLCPFHGENTPSFSVSPDKQIFHCFGCGAGGNAFTFLMDVDGLSFLEAAQKLGSKVGEEISIQTSSSERELPPQEDEKQMMEAHGLLSKFYHHLLLNTKEGQEALEYLLARGFTTESITKFQIGWSLPSWDFTVKFLQKRGYSLELMEAAGLLVRRERDNSFLDRFRGRIMFPIVDTKGNTVAFSGRSIDGNDEPKYLNSPETKIFNKSSILYNYHAARSMIRRKQQAILFEGFADVISASEAEVENGVATMGTSLTEQQIGLLKRLTDSVIICYDGDSAGVEAAFRAGNLLHKHQLNIRVATIPEQLDPDDYISKYGPTKFQQDVIGASLTFMAFKLRYYKLNKNLNDEGDRLKYIEDILKEITQLSKAVEKDYYLRYLADEFELSLEALQQQLFELEGPDKRNSKPPKQVGMQGNFYRQTQSKLLPAYQTAERRLIAYMLKDPNIAYKIQEWLAGTNLNIDEHQAIITYLLGYYEEGLPPSASAFIGYLPDERLRRIVTDIEMMSISEESTDQELVDYVNQVLKHQKMLRIKEKEVERKEAERLKDYRKEAQIAMEILQLRKSL, encoded by the coding sequence GTGTCTGAAAGAATCCCTGAAGATAAGTTAAATAAAATATTATCGTCAACCGATATCGTAGATGTCGTCAGTGATTATGTACAACTGAAAAAGCAGGGACGCAATTATTTCGGTTTGTGTCCGTTTCATGGAGAGAATACTCCATCTTTTTCTGTTTCCCCTGACAAACAAATATTTCACTGTTTCGGCTGTGGGGCCGGTGGAAATGCTTTTACGTTTCTGATGGATGTTGATGGTTTAAGCTTCCTCGAAGCAGCGCAAAAGCTTGGTTCTAAAGTAGGAGAAGAAATCTCCATACAGACATCTTCGTCTGAAAGGGAGCTTCCCCCTCAAGAAGATGAAAAGCAAATGATGGAAGCTCATGGGTTATTAAGTAAATTTTACCACCATCTCCTTCTAAATACAAAAGAAGGTCAGGAAGCCCTCGAATATTTATTGGCTCGGGGATTTACTACTGAAAGCATCACTAAATTTCAGATTGGGTGGTCACTTCCAAGCTGGGATTTCACGGTTAAGTTCCTTCAGAAACGAGGCTATTCCCTGGAGCTGATGGAAGCGGCTGGTTTGCTCGTTAGAAGAGAAAGAGACAATTCCTTCTTGGATCGCTTCAGGGGAAGAATCATGTTCCCTATTGTAGATACGAAAGGGAACACGGTAGCTTTTTCAGGAAGAAGCATCGATGGGAATGATGAACCAAAGTACTTAAACAGTCCGGAAACGAAAATTTTTAACAAGAGCAGCATTCTTTATAACTATCACGCTGCGCGTTCAATGATAAGAAGAAAACAGCAGGCCATTCTGTTTGAAGGATTTGCCGACGTCATATCAGCCAGTGAAGCAGAGGTGGAAAATGGCGTAGCCACTATGGGTACTTCATTAACAGAGCAGCAAATCGGACTGCTTAAACGCCTGACTGATTCCGTAATCATTTGTTATGACGGTGATTCTGCTGGAGTGGAAGCCGCATTCCGGGCAGGAAATCTTCTTCACAAGCATCAGCTGAACATTCGTGTCGCAACAATTCCGGAACAATTAGACCCTGATGACTACATTTCAAAATATGGACCAACAAAGTTTCAACAAGATGTAATAGGGGCAAGCTTAACGTTCATGGCATTTAAGCTTCGGTATTATAAGCTGAATAAAAACTTAAATGATGAAGGAGATCGCCTTAAGTATATAGAAGACATACTTAAGGAAATTACCCAACTGAGTAAAGCGGTTGAAAAGGATTATTATTTAAGGTATTTAGCAGATGAGTTCGAATTATCTCTTGAGGCTCTTCAACAGCAGCTCTTTGAACTGGAAGGCCCAGACAAACGAAATTCTAAACCGCCTAAACAGGTAGGTATGCAAGGTAATTTCTACAGGCAGACTCAGTCTAAATTGTTACCCGCTTACCAAACGGCTGAGAGAAGGTTGATTGCCTACATGCTTAAGGACCCGAACATCGCTTATAAGATTCAGGAGTGGCTTGCAGGTACTAACCTTAATATTGATGAACATCAGGCTATTATTACTTATTTATTGGGTTATTATGAAGAAGGTCTACCTCCAAGTGCCAGTGCCTTTATCGGTTATCTTCCCGATGAGAGGTTAAGAAGGATCGTAACGGACATCGAAATGATGTCAATAAGCGAAGAAAGTACGGACCAAGAATTAGTAGATTATGTCAATCAGGTGTTAAAACATCAAAAGATGTTGAGAATAAAAGAAAAAGAAGTGGAAAGAAAAGAAGCAGAACGACTAAAGGATTACAGAAAAGAAGCACAAATAGCAATGGAAATCTTACAGCTGCGTAAGTCTCTATAA
- the era gene encoding GTPase Era, whose product MSNIGSNTGYKSGFISIIGRPNVGKSTFLNHVIGQKIAIMSDKPQTTRNKVQGVYTTDDAQMIFIDTPGIHKPKHKLGDFMMKIAQNTLKEVDVILFMINVEEGLGKGDHFIIEKLKGVKTPVFLILNKIDQIHPDALLPMIQQYNDLFPFAATVPISALEGNNVDHLLQLLKDQLPEGPQFYPADQITDHPERFIVSELIREKVLHLTREEIPHSIAVVIDKMERKQEKDLIDVIATIIVERDSQKGIVIGKQGSMLKEVGKRSRVDIENLLGSKVYLELWVKVQKDWRNRSSTLRDFGFSDDEY is encoded by the coding sequence ATGAGTAATATAGGCAGTAATACAGGATACAAATCAGGCTTTATCTCCATCATTGGACGTCCAAACGTTGGGAAGTCGACTTTCTTGAACCATGTAATCGGTCAAAAGATTGCGATTATGAGTGATAAGCCTCAAACAACACGCAACAAAGTTCAGGGAGTTTACACGACAGATGATGCACAAATGATATTCATCGATACTCCAGGGATACACAAACCGAAACATAAACTGGGAGACTTCATGATGAAGATTGCTCAGAACACTTTAAAAGAAGTGGACGTCATTTTGTTTATGATCAACGTTGAAGAAGGGTTAGGAAAAGGAGATCACTTCATCATCGAGAAGTTAAAAGGTGTCAAAACACCTGTTTTCCTTATTCTTAATAAGATTGATCAAATTCACCCAGATGCTTTATTGCCGATGATTCAACAATACAATGACCTGTTTCCTTTCGCGGCGACTGTTCCGATTTCAGCACTGGAAGGAAATAACGTAGATCACCTTCTACAATTATTAAAGGATCAACTGCCGGAAGGACCTCAATTCTATCCTGCTGATCAGATTACAGACCATCCTGAACGTTTTATCGTTTCAGAACTCATACGTGAGAAGGTCCTGCACCTGACAAGGGAGGAGATTCCCCACAGCATTGCAGTCGTGATCGATAAAATGGAGCGAAAGCAAGAGAAGGACCTTATTGACGTGATCGCAACCATTATTGTGGAGAGAGACTCGCAAAAAGGGATTGTCATCGGAAAACAGGGGTCGATGCTAAAGGAAGTAGGAAAGCGGTCTCGTGTAGACATTGAGAACCTGTTAGGATCGAAGGTATATCTTGAACTATGGGTGAAGGTACAGAAGGATTGGAGAAACCGATCTTCTACCCTTCGTGACTTTGGATTCAGTGACGACGAATATTGA
- the rpoD gene encoding RNA polymerase sigma factor RpoD, translating to MAEKSARSKQIASELTVDQVKEFLVNQGKKRGVLTYEDIADKLSGFELDSDQMDEFYEHLGEQGVEIINENDEDDDPGATELEKEEEEEFNLNDLSVPPGVKINDPVRMYLKEIGRVDLLSAEEEINLAKRIEEGDEEAKRRLAEANLRLVVSIAKRYVGRGMLFLDLIQEGNMGLIKAVEKFDYRKGYKFSTYATWWIRQAITRAIADQARTIRIPVHMVETINKLIRVQRQLLQDLGREPAPEEIAEEMDLTPEKVREILKIAQEPVSLETPIGEEDDSHLGDFIEDAEAQSPSEHAAYELLKEQLEDVLDTLTDREENVLRLRFGLDDGRTRTLEEVGKVFGVTRERIRQIEAKALRKLRHPSRSKRLKDFLE from the coding sequence ATGGCTGAAAAGTCAGCGCGTTCCAAACAAATAGCGTCAGAATTAACAGTTGATCAGGTGAAAGAATTTTTAGTTAACCAAGGTAAAAAAAGAGGGGTCCTCACATACGAAGATATTGCCGATAAATTATCAGGGTTCGAGTTAGATTCCGATCAAATGGATGAATTCTACGAACACTTAGGTGAACAAGGTGTAGAAATTATCAATGAAAATGACGAAGATGATGATCCGGGTGCTACGGAGTTAGAGAAAGAAGAGGAAGAAGAATTCAATCTGAATGATTTAAGCGTTCCTCCAGGAGTTAAAATAAATGATCCTGTTCGTATGTATCTGAAAGAAATTGGAAGAGTTGATCTTTTATCTGCAGAGGAAGAGATAAATCTTGCCAAGAGAATTGAAGAAGGCGATGAGGAAGCCAAGCGACGTCTTGCTGAAGCGAACCTGCGACTTGTTGTCAGTATTGCCAAACGTTACGTTGGTCGCGGTATGTTATTCTTAGACCTTATCCAGGAAGGGAATATGGGTCTGATTAAAGCGGTAGAAAAGTTTGATTACCGTAAAGGGTACAAATTCAGTACGTATGCAACTTGGTGGATTCGCCAAGCCATCACACGTGCGATCGCTGACCAGGCCAGAACGATTCGTATTCCGGTTCATATGGTTGAAACCATTAACAAACTTATTCGTGTACAAAGACAGTTATTGCAAGACTTAGGGCGTGAACCTGCACCGGAAGAAATTGCAGAAGAAATGGACCTGACACCTGAAAAGGTTAGGGAAATCCTTAAGATCGCTCAAGAGCCAGTTTCCCTTGAAACGCCAATTGGTGAAGAGGACGATTCTCATCTTGGTGACTTCATTGAAGACGCAGAAGCTCAATCTCCTTCAGAACATGCTGCTTACGAACTTTTAAAGGAACAGCTTGAAGATGTACTGGATACTTTAACGGATCGTGAAGAAAATGTTCTTCGTTTACGTTTTGGTCTGGACGATGGCAGAACCCGCACACTTGAAGAAGTAGGGAAAGTCTTCGGTGTAACAAGGGAACGTATTCGTCAAATAGAAGCAAAAGCTCTTAGAAAACTGCGTCATCCAAGCAGAAGCAAACGATTAAAGGACTTTTTAGAATAG
- a CDS encoding YaiI/YqxD family protein, with product MSEHKSTVYVDADACPVKQEIIKITRGYGFDVVFVASHAHRKNTPDQGRWVYVDSSKEAADLYIMNHVQPHDVLVTQDIGLASLVLPKKVYAISPRGKAYREESIVTALDYRYVAAKERRRGNYGKGPKPFTNEDRETFCISFDKILSEIAGESE from the coding sequence ATTAGCGAACATAAGTCTACCGTATATGTAGATGCAGATGCTTGCCCGGTAAAGCAGGAAATCATTAAAATTACAAGAGGATATGGCTTTGACGTTGTTTTTGTTGCTTCTCATGCCCATAGAAAGAACACACCTGATCAAGGCAGGTGGGTATATGTCGATAGTTCGAAAGAAGCGGCTGACTTATACATTATGAACCATGTTCAACCACATGATGTACTGGTTACCCAGGATATTGGACTCGCGTCATTGGTTTTGCCGAAAAAAGTTTATGCCATCTCTCCCAGGGGAAAAGCCTACAGGGAAGAGAGTATAGTCACCGCACTCGATTATCGATACGTCGCAGCAAAAGAACGCCGTAGAGGAAACTATGGTAAAGGTCCTAAACCTTTTACAAATGAAGACAGAGAAACATTTTGTATTTCCTTCGATAAAATCTTGTCGGAAATTGCAGGAGAATCGGAATAA
- the recO gene encoding DNA repair protein RecO: protein MLQKCEGIVIRTNHYGESNKIVTIYTREFGKIGLMARGAKKPNSRLSAISQLFTYGYFLFIKGSGLGTLQQGEMVESLRHVREDLFKTAYATYIVDLLDKATEDRKPNPFLFELLYKTIHYLNEDYDPEILMHIFEMKMLPVLGLYPHLNGCSVCGEADGEFAFSFKENGFICHRCLSEDPHHFPISQSTVKLLRVFYYFDINRLGNISVKDETKRQLKRVIRTYYDENSGLTLKSRRFLDQMDNLKDLF from the coding sequence ATGCTGCAGAAGTGTGAAGGAATCGTAATCAGAACGAATCATTACGGTGAGTCGAACAAGATTGTTACCATATACACACGGGAATTTGGAAAGATTGGATTGATGGCTAGAGGGGCAAAGAAACCTAATAGCCGTCTATCCGCCATTTCACAATTGTTTACATATGGTTATTTCCTTTTTATTAAAGGAAGTGGACTAGGTACACTCCAACAGGGAGAGATGGTTGAATCGTTAAGGCATGTGAGGGAAGATTTGTTTAAGACGGCTTACGCCACTTACATCGTCGATCTTCTCGATAAAGCGACGGAGGACCGGAAACCAAACCCATTTCTATTTGAATTGCTTTACAAGACCATTCACTATCTAAATGAAGACTATGATCCCGAAATTCTTATGCACATATTTGAAATGAAGATGCTTCCTGTATTAGGGCTGTATCCTCATCTGAATGGATGTAGTGTATGCGGGGAAGCGGATGGTGAATTCGCATTTTCCTTTAAAGAAAATGGATTCATATGTCATCGTTGTTTAAGTGAAGATCCTCATCATTTTCCGATCTCACAGAGCACTGTGAAGCTTTTGAGGGTATTTTACTATTTCGATATCAATCGATTGGGAAATATATCGGTGAAAGATGAAACAAAACGTCAATTGAAGCGGGTAATCAGGACTTATTACGATGAAAATTCAGGGCTAACATTAAAATCCAGGAGGTTCTTAGACCAAATGGATAACCTTAAGGACTTATTCTAG
- a CDS encoding pyruvate, water dikinase regulatory protein, with translation MVKEPIIYVVSDSVGETAELVTKAAISQFNGSNTVIKRFPYVEDLEHIDEVISLAKLNQGLIVYTLVKPDMRAYIKKEAEREELYAFDIIGPLMDKYQSAYQKEPLFEPGTVRKLDDDYFKKVEAIEFAVKYDDGRDPRGILRADIVLVGVSRTSKTPLSQYLALKRIKVANVPLVPEVDPPEELFMVSPKKCFGLKISPEKLNTIRRERLKSLGLNDQASYANIQRIEDELKYFEKITNRIGCHVIDVTNKAVEETANVITNIYQHSSN, from the coding sequence ATCGTGAAAGAACCGATCATCTATGTTGTATCCGACTCGGTGGGTGAAACTGCTGAACTAGTCACAAAAGCGGCGATTAGCCAATTCAATGGTTCCAATACGGTCATTAAACGCTTTCCGTATGTAGAGGACTTAGAGCATATCGATGAAGTGATTTCCCTGGCGAAATTAAACCAGGGACTGATTGTGTACACTCTCGTAAAGCCGGATATGCGTGCGTATATTAAAAAAGAAGCTGAAAGAGAAGAATTGTACGCATTTGATATTATCGGTCCATTAATGGATAAATATCAATCAGCTTACCAAAAGGAGCCGTTGTTCGAGCCGGGAACGGTAAGAAAGCTGGATGATGATTACTTCAAGAAAGTGGAAGCGATAGAGTTTGCCGTCAAATACGACGATGGGCGGGACCCCCGCGGCATCCTTAGAGCGGATATTGTGCTTGTAGGTGTTTCCAGAACTTCAAAGACGCCGTTATCCCAATATCTTGCACTGAAGAGGATTAAGGTGGCCAATGTACCACTAGTACCGGAAGTCGATCCACCAGAGGAATTATTTATGGTTTCTCCGAAGAAGTGCTTCGGATTAAAGATCAGTCCTGAAAAGTTGAATACGATTCGCCGGGAAAGATTAAAGTCATTGGGATTGAATGATCAGGCGAGCTATGCAAATATTCAACGCATTGAAGATGAGTTGAAATATTTCGAGAAAATAACCAATCGCATCGGTTGCCATGTGATTGACGTAACGAACAAAGCTGTAGAAGAAACAGCCAATGTCATAACGAATATCTATCAGCACTCAAGCAATTAA
- a CDS encoding glycine--tRNA ligase — protein MSMEQVVNLAKHRGFVFPGSEIYGGLANTWDYGPLGVELKNNIKKAWWKKFVQESPHNVGLDASILMNPQTWVASGHVGNFNDPMIDCKQCKTRHRADKIIENALEEKGIEMIVDGLSFEKMEEIIKEHSIVCPDCGSQDFTDIRQFDLMFKTHQGVTESSTNEIYLRPETAQGIFVNFKNVQRSMRKKMPFGIAQVGKSFRNEITPGNFTFRTREFEQMELEFFCKPGEDLEWFSFWREFCKNWLLNLGMNEENMRLRDHDQDELSHYSNATTDIEYKFPFGWGELWGVADRTDFDLKRHMEHSNEDFHYMDPQTNEKYVPYCIEPSLGADRVTLAFLCDAFEEEELENDSRTVLRFHPALAPFKAAILPLSKKLSDDAFKVYEELSQDLMVDFDETASIGKRYRRQDEIGTPFCITFDFDSVEDGQVTVRDRDTMDQVRMPISEVKAFLQEKIKF, from the coding sequence ATGTCAATGGAACAAGTAGTAAATCTAGCGAAGCATCGCGGATTTGTTTTCCCGGGTTCTGAAATTTACGGAGGGCTTGCTAACACGTGGGATTACGGTCCATTAGGTGTAGAGTTAAAAAACAATATTAAAAAAGCATGGTGGAAAAAATTCGTTCAGGAATCCCCTCACAACGTGGGTCTTGATGCAAGTATTTTAATGAATCCACAAACTTGGGTAGCTTCTGGTCACGTTGGAAACTTCAACGATCCAATGATCGACTGTAAGCAATGTAAAACACGCCATCGCGCAGACAAAATCATTGAAAATGCCCTTGAAGAAAAAGGCATCGAGATGATTGTTGATGGACTTTCGTTTGAAAAAATGGAAGAAATCATCAAGGAGCACAGCATCGTATGCCCTGATTGCGGAAGCCAGGATTTCACCGATATCCGCCAATTCGATTTAATGTTTAAAACTCATCAAGGTGTGACAGAGTCTTCTACAAATGAAATCTATTTACGCCCTGAAACAGCACAAGGTATCTTTGTAAACTTCAAAAACGTTCAGCGCTCCATGCGTAAAAAAATGCCATTCGGTATTGCTCAAGTCGGAAAAAGCTTCCGAAATGAAATTACACCTGGTAACTTCACATTCAGAACACGTGAATTTGAACAAATGGAACTGGAATTCTTCTGTAAACCTGGAGAAGACCTGGAATGGTTCTCTTTCTGGCGTGAATTCTGTAAAAACTGGTTACTTAACCTGGGAATGAACGAAGAAAATATGCGTTTACGCGATCATGATCAAGATGAATTATCTCATTACAGTAATGCAACTACGGATATTGAATACAAATTCCCATTCGGTTGGGGAGAGCTTTGGGGTGTAGCAGATCGAACAGACTTTGACCTGAAGCGTCACATGGAACATTCGAATGAGGACTTCCACTACATGGATCCTCAAACAAATGAAAAGTATGTACCATACTGTATTGAACCATCCCTTGGTGCAGACCGTGTCACTCTTGCATTCCTATGTGACGCATTTGAAGAGGAAGAGCTTGAAAATGATTCACGTACAGTGCTCCGCTTCCATCCGGCACTGGCCCCATTTAAAGCAGCTATCCTGCCACTTTCTAAAAAATTATCTGATGATGCATTCAAAGTGTATGAAGAATTATCACAGGATCTTATGGTAGACTTCGACGAAACAGCGTCAATCGGTAAACGCTACCGACGTCAAGATGAAATTGGTACACCATTCTGTATCACATTTGACTTTGACTCGGTAGAAGACGGTCAAGTTACAGTTCGTGACCGTGACACGATGGACCAAGTCAGAATGCCAATCAGTGAAGTAAAGGCGTTCTTGCAGGAGAAAATTAAGTTTTAA
- a CDS encoding YqzL family protein, giving the protein MLDLTWKFFSQTGSIDTYLLFKELEKETTEDPYSFEEETAEVDFPLT; this is encoded by the coding sequence ATGTTAGACTTAACATGGAAATTTTTTTCGCAGACAGGAAGTATAGACACCTATTTACTTTTTAAGGAGCTTGAAAAGGAGACGACCGAGGATCCTTACAGCTTTGAAGAAGAAACAGCGGAAGTTGATTTTCCTTTAACGTGA
- a CDS encoding helix-turn-helix transcriptional regulator has protein sequence MELNKRQERILQIVKDNGPITGEQIADQLNLTRATLRPDLAILTMAGYLDARPRVGYFYTGKTGTQLLTENLNKIYVKDYQSIPVVVNENVSVYDAIVTMFLEDVGTLFVVDGNTYLVGVLSRKDLLRASIGKQELSTLPVNIIMTRMPNITVCEKDDQLIGVAKDLIHKQIDSVPVIKKTEKGDLEVIGRITKTNITKAFVALADEY, from the coding sequence ATCGAACTTAATAAGCGTCAAGAACGTATCTTACAAATAGTTAAAGACAACGGACCTATCACTGGTGAACAAATCGCCGATCAATTAAACTTGACCAGGGCGACTCTGCGACCTGATTTAGCCATTTTAACCATGGCAGGTTACCTCGATGCACGTCCCAGAGTGGGGTACTTCTATACAGGGAAAACAGGAACGCAGCTGTTGACAGAAAACCTTAACAAAATATATGTTAAAGATTATCAATCGATTCCTGTGGTGGTAAACGAAAATGTTTCTGTGTATGATGCCATTGTTACAATGTTCCTGGAGGACGTAGGAACATTATTTGTAGTGGATGGAAATACGTACTTAGTTGGCGTCCTGTCTCGTAAGGATCTTTTAAGGGCGAGCATCGGGAAGCAGGAACTTAGTACCTTGCCGGTGAATATCATTATGACGAGAATGCCTAATATTACCGTCTGTGAAAAGGATGACCAGTTGATAGGCGTGGCCAAAGACTTGATTCATAAGCAAATCGACTCTGTTCCGGTGATTAAGAAAACAGAGAAAGGCGATTTAGAGGTCATAGGCAGAATTACTAAAACCAATATCACGAAAGCATTTGTAGCGTTAGCAGATGAATATTAG
- a CDS encoding cytidine deaminase, which yields MNAEQLIQEAKLAREKAYVPYSKFKVGAALLSKDGKVYHGCNIENAAYSMCNCAERTALFKAYSEGDTDYSMIAVVADTARPVPPCGACRQVISELCPKEMKVVLTNLKGDVEELTVAELLPGAFSPEDLNE from the coding sequence ATGAATGCAGAACAATTGATACAAGAAGCCAAACTAGCTAGGGAAAAAGCATACGTACCCTATAGTAAATTCAAGGTGGGAGCGGCCCTTCTGTCTAAGGATGGTAAGGTATATCACGGTTGTAATATCGAGAATGCAGCCTACAGTATGTGTAATTGTGCTGAAAGAACAGCACTATTCAAGGCTTACTCAGAAGGCGATACAGACTATTCAATGATTGCGGTTGTAGCAGACACGGCAAGACCGGTGCCGCCATGCGGAGCCTGTCGTCAGGTCATTTCAGAGTTATGTCCGAAAGAGATGAAGGTCGTACTGACAAACCTTAAAGGCGATGTGGAAGAACTAACCGTTGCAGAACTATTACCAGGAGCTTTTTCACCGGAGGATTTAAATGAGTAA
- a CDS encoding acyl-CoA dehydrogenase family protein, which yields MNFDLTQEQTMIKKTIREFAEEVVAPGALDRDRTKEFPKEIFKKLSDLGMMGLPFPEEYGGAGADTVSFAIVTEELSRSCASTGITYSAHISLGGAPINLFGSHEQKQEYLTPICTGESFGAFGLTEPNAGSDAGGTQTTAEDNGDKWVINGNKCYITNASYANHLALTAITGRNNGNKEISAIIVPTKAKGFTVIDNYEKMGLHSSNTTELVLEDVEVPKENLLGKQGEGFKQFLVTLDGGRIGIGAMAVGVAQAAFDKALQYSKERKQFGKTLSQFQVTQFKLADMAMKIELARNMVHKAAWLKDQGRPFSKEASMCKLYASEISMEVADEAIQIHGGYGYMKEYHVERYLRDAKLLEIGEGTSEVQRMVISRLIGCQ from the coding sequence ATGAATTTTGACTTAACGCAAGAGCAAACAATGATTAAAAAGACAATTAGGGAATTTGCTGAAGAAGTAGTGGCTCCTGGTGCATTGGATCGGGACCGTACAAAGGAATTTCCTAAAGAAATTTTCAAGAAGCTTTCTGATCTGGGGATGATGGGACTTCCGTTTCCCGAGGAATATGGGGGAGCAGGTGCCGATACGGTCAGTTTCGCAATCGTAACCGAAGAGCTTAGCCGGTCTTGTGCGTCGACAGGTATTACGTATTCTGCGCATATTTCACTGGGAGGAGCACCCATTAATTTATTTGGTTCCCATGAACAAAAGCAGGAATACTTAACGCCAATCTGTACAGGGGAATCATTTGGAGCTTTCGGCCTGACTGAACCCAATGCAGGTTCTGATGCAGGCGGCACCCAAACCACTGCAGAAGATAATGGGGATAAATGGGTTATTAACGGTAATAAGTGCTATATTACCAATGCAAGCTATGCGAATCATCTCGCTTTAACAGCGATTACAGGTAGAAACAATGGGAACAAAGAAATCAGTGCGATTATCGTACCGACTAAAGCAAAAGGATTTACGGTAATCGATAATTATGAAAAAATGGGGCTTCATTCATCAAACACGACTGAGTTGGTTCTTGAAGATGTAGAAGTACCGAAGGAAAACCTGTTAGGAAAGCAAGGAGAAGGATTCAAGCAGTTCCTTGTCACCCTGGACGGTGGAAGGATCGGAATCGGTGCTATGGCTGTCGGTGTGGCACAGGCTGCTTTTGATAAAGCACTGCAGTATTCCAAGGAAAGAAAGCAATTCGGCAAAACCTTATCACAGTTTCAAGTCACTCAATTTAAGCTTGCGGATATGGCAATGAAGATTGAACTGGCAAGAAATATGGTTCATAAGGCAGCATGGTTGAAAGATCAGGGGAGACCATTTTCGAAAGAAGCTTCGATGTGCAAGCTTTATGCTTCAGAAATCAGTATGGAAGTAGCTGATGAAGCCATTCAGATTCACGGTGGATACGGATACATGAAAGAATACCATGTGGAAAGATATCTACGCGATGCCAAACTCCTTGAAATCGGAGAAGGGACCTCAGAAGTCCAGAGAATGGTTATTTCAAGGCTTATAGGATGTCAATAA
- a CDS encoding diacylglycerol kinase family protein, whose amino-acid sequence MSMDSKGTKFGLFRFLKSFGYAADGIKSVWSTEQNFRIHSCVGIIVFILAYMLSVSAMEWIILIILVFSVLALETMNTAIEKAVDLSISDYHPLAKAAKDLASAAVLLFAVCTAIVGAIIFIPKLLELITAL is encoded by the coding sequence ATGAGTATGGACTCAAAAGGGACTAAGTTCGGCCTATTCAGGTTCTTGAAGTCTTTTGGATATGCGGCAGATGGAATTAAATCTGTATGGTCCACGGAGCAGAATTTCAGGATTCACTCATGTGTAGGAATAATTGTTTTTATCTTAGCGTATATGCTTTCCGTATCTGCCATGGAATGGATCATCCTGATCATATTGGTGTTTTCCGTACTGGCCCTTGAAACCATGAATACGGCGATCGAAAAGGCAGTGGACCTTTCAATTTCAGACTACCATCCCTTGGCGAAAGCGGCAAAGGACCTTGCTTCGGCTGCCGTATTACTCTTTGCCGTCTGTACAGCGATTGTGGGTGCCATTATATTTATTCCAAAGCTGCTTGAACTCATCACTGCTCTTTGA